Within Methyloversatilis discipulorum, the genomic segment TCTGATGCAGCTGCAGAACAAGATCCGCCGCACCAGCACCATCGCCCGCTGAACGTCATGAGCACACGCATTGAATCCCTGCGCGACGCGCTGACGGCGCAGTTCGGCGACAAGATCCGCACTGCTGCCGTCGAACTGGGCGAGCTGACCATCGAGGTCGGCGCCGACGACTACCACGACATCGCGGTCGCACTGCGCGATCACGCCGATACGCCGTTCGAACAGCTGATCGACCTCTGCGGCCTCGATCTGTCGACGCACGCCACCCGCTCGTCGGGCGCGCGCTACGCGGTCGTCGTGCATCTGATGTCGATCGCCGCCAACCTGCGCCTGCGCCTGCGCGCCTTCGTGTCGGACGAGGACTTTCCGGTCATCGCCTCGGTGAACGA encodes:
- a CDS encoding NADH-quinone oxidoreductase subunit C is translated as MSTRIESLRDALTAQFGDKIRTAAVELGELTIEVGADDYHDIAVALRDHADTPFEQLIDLCGLDLSTHATRSSGARYAVVVHLMSIAANLRLRLRAFVSDEDFPVIASVNDVWPAANWFEREAFDLFGIMFAGHGDLRRLLTDYGFVGHPFRKDFPISGHVEMRYDPETKRVIYQPVTIAPREVTPRVVREENYGDVGHG